From the genome of Candidatus Cloacimonas sp.:
CATACAGATTCTTGTTTTGGTCCTTTTAATTCTTTAGGAATTAATTAAGAACTATTCTATTTTATTTAATCCTAATAATAAATAGCTATGCCCAAATTACACCCAAATTATTAAACAAATCATGGAAGTTTAAAGTCCAAATATCTAAAATTTCCCTTAATAATTATTTCATTTGAGATTTGAATTTTAAATATTGAGTTTAGTGTTAAACGGGGTATGCCTGTAAAATGGTTTTCCTGGCAAGTGCGTAACGATGCATATCTATATAAGTAAGGGCTATAGTTCGTAAAGAAGCGCTCTGATTATAAATATCTCCGGTTTGCAAATCATACTTTAATGCTTCTTTATATGCTTTTAGGGCTTCTTTCAGCTTTCCTTGCTTACGATAAATATCGGCAATATTACTTAAATTACCTGAAATATAATAGGGAATCTGCTGTTCCCTTCCAATTTTAAGTGATTTATAATAATATTCCAATGCTTTATCATAATCCTGCAATTCCTGATAAGCAACCCCTAAAGAGCAATGGACCTCGCCTATCAGATAATCATTGCCGGTGGATTCTGCCAAAGTTAATGCCTTCAGACAGCAGGCAAGATTTTTATTGTAATCCATTAAAGATGAATAGATTGAACCCATTATGCAAAGAGAACTAACTTGCAAATCCGGAAATTGAACGCTTTCCGCAAGATCTGCTGCCTTTTGATAATACTGAATTGCATGGGCATAATCCATTTTAGTTTTATAGATATTTGCCATATTAGAATAGGTTATGGCAATACTATGCTGGTCGTTTTCCTGTTCAAAAAGAGGGATTACTTCCATAAAGGTCTTCAATGCCTGAGTAGAGTTTCCCAAGGTGGAATTCATAGCAGCAATTGAGGCAAGCGATTGTGCCATTTGCAGATTATTGCCTATTTGAGAAAATAAATTTACCGCTTTCTGATAATAAGGAATTGCCTCCTGATAGTTGCCTAAAGCGGAATTTACTGATCCCATCATCTTATTGGCAAAGGCAATTTCTTCAGTGGTTTCCATAAGATTAGCCATTTGCAATAATATTTGGGTAGATTCCTCTGCCTTATGGGGATTGCAACTAAGATAGTAATTTACCAATTTAAGCCCTTGGTAAAAATTATCTTTTGTCGGCTTGCCGGATAATGCTTTTTCTAAAAGTTTAATTTCCTTTTCTTCCATTTATTCCTCGAGTTATGTTATTGGTTCATATTTTTTTGCTTACTGCAACACATTGTTTATGAACACACAACTCGTTATTTAGCCAAAGTAAAACTGTCAAGAGTTGAACGCAATAAGCGTGCCAATTTGGATATACTAATCTATATACTTGATTATTAAAGAGTTAGGCAATATATTCTGATCGTGATGGGGTGTTTTATTTCTAACATTGGACAGGTATATTCAGATTAAATATCTATTGGACAATTGGTTATCAGCCAAACAGGTGTATGCTAAAAAAGGAATACCTCTTGCTTCAAAGTGGGTTTTAACTTGCTCTGATATGTTCAAATATGTTTCTTATCTGTTCTTCGGAAACAGGTAAAGGATTCAAAGCCATATTTCTGCTGTTCATAATTTGGGGGATTGCTGCTTCGATAAAGCTATCGCTTAGTTCTATTTTGCGTTCAAAAGGTAATGCATTTAGCCAGTTATAAAAATCGTTCTTGCTTATTTTCAGGTAACTGAAGAGGTCGTTTAATTCTAAGGCAACTACAGGATAGTAAAGCTCCATAATATCTTCCATTACCATAGCGTTTGCCAAACCATGAGGTATATTGTAAAAAGAAGTTAAAGGGTAACCGATGGAATGTTGTAAAGTGGTACTTCCCTGAGCGATTACTATTCCTCCGTAAAGTGCTGCTTGCATCAATTCCGTTCTTGCCAATAAATTATCGGGGGCAGATAAAACCAGAGGCAAAAAATGCAGAATAGAATCAATTCCTTGGTAGATGAAAGGATAAACAAGGGGTGAACGCTGATTGCTATACAATCCTTCCAAAAGGTGACTTAAAGCATCCAACGCAGTATGCAAAGTTACTTGCGGGGATAAAGTTAAAGTATATTTCGGGTCTAAAATTGCCAAAACGGGGAAAATCAAATCCGAACCGAAACCAGCTTTCTTTTTTGTGATGGGATCGGATAACACACTATATTGAGTTGCTTCAGTTCCTGTGCCGGCTGTAAGTGGAATTGCTAAAATTGGAAAAGCGTTTTTAAACAGAGTGGTATCATATATTTCATTGCGGTTCAATGAATTTGCAGCGGACAAAGATATTGCTTTGGCTGCGTCAATGGGGCTTCCTCCTCCGATGCCAATTACACAATCGCAATTATTTTGTTTAAAGATTTGCTTGCCTTCTACTATGATATCCAAAGTGGGATTTTCTTTTATGTGATCGAAAAGGACATAATTTATACCCAGTTCCTTTAAAACAAGCAATAAGTCAGATAAAGCACCGCTTTGTTTGGCGCTGTTTCTGCCAGTTACGATAAGCGCTTTCTTGCCGATGGTGGCAATTTTATCCTTGGCGAGGGAAATGGCGTTATCGGCAAAAATTATACGAGTTGGACAATAAAACATCTAAAGCTCACTTCAGCAAAGTTATTTTTTTTCTAAGGATGCCGGTGGGATATTGAAAACGGAGTAAATAGACACCGGAGGATAAATTTCTGCCATTTTCGTCTAAGCCGTCAAAGTAAACGCTGTGTTTACCGGAGGGCATAATTCCTTGGGCGAGAGTGGCTACTTTTTGTCCTTTCAAGTTATATAGTTCCAGTTTTACATTACCACCGGTGGGTAAGTAAAAAGAAATGGTAGTGGAAGGATTAAACGGATTGGGTAAGGCAGATAAAGCTGCTTTCGATGAAGCAACTGCTTCATCCGAAACTGCCAAAGCGGGATTGAGAGAGGGTAAAAGCTGATGCAACAAAGCACTCACTTCAGCCATTTGCATATAATACAAAGGTAAACCAAACAGAACAAAAGTTCCATTAAAATTGTGTTTTAAGGCAACACATTGTCCCGCTCCATTACTTCCTGCAGTCATATTTGCCGTATAGATTGGTTCTGTGGCATTATTAAAAGTATAGATGTATGGCAGCATACCATTCCAAGCAGAAAGTGTTTTATTTGGATCAACGGTCAAAGTAGGATAAAATTCCGATTGAGCACTAATCAAACAAGCGGAATTATCATAAATGGGACTAACTTCCCCGGCAAAACGATTTAAGAATTCAGGCGTTAAAACAGAAGCGGTTTTCCAACTGGAAAGAACAAGTTTTCCTCCTCCGGTAATATAACCGCTAAGTGAAGCTAAATTATCCTGCAGCAGATTTTGATTGAAATCATCCGCATACCAGAGCACTAATTTATAATTTCCCAAAGTGGCCAAATCGGGTAAACCTTGGCTGGCACAATCCCAATTTGTATGTTCACAAGTAAAGCCACTGATGGCTGTCTCATAAAAAGTATCTACCATTTCATCACTGGGGTTGATATTGGAACCGTTTCCATCCCTCGTTTCATCTACCAGCAATAATTCATTGGCAAAACTAAATGCTTGCGGGGTTGCCGAAACAGATGTGGAAAAAACTGAGCCATAACCATTATGATCTGTCACTTTCAATCGATAATCATAACTGATGCCACTTGTTGCAGTAGTATCTATATAAGTTAAAACGGGGCTGTTCAGAGTGGTGAGTAAAGTCCAGTCCTGGCTATTGG
Proteins encoded in this window:
- a CDS encoding tetratricopeptide repeat protein; the protein is MEEKEIKLLEKALSGKPTKDNFYQGLKLVNYYLSCNPHKAEESTQILLQMANLMETTEEIAFANKMMGSVNSALGNYQEAIPYYQKAVNLFSQIGNNLQMAQSLASIAAMNSTLGNSTQALKTFMEVIPLFEQENDQHSIAITYSNMANIYKTKMDYAHAIQYYQKAADLAESVQFPDLQVSSLCIMGSIYSSLMDYNKNLACCLKALTLAESTGNDYLIGEVHCSLGVAYQELQDYDKALEYYYKSLKIGREQQIPYYISGNLSNIADIYRKQGKLKEALKAYKEALKYDLQTGDIYNQSASLRTIALTYIDMHRYALARKTILQAYPV
- a CDS encoding iron-containing alcohol dehydrogenase; translation: MFYCPTRIIFADNAISLAKDKIATIGKKALIVTGRNSAKQSGALSDLLLVLKELGINYVLFDHIKENPTLDIIVEGKQIFKQNNCDCVIGIGGGSPIDAAKAISLSAANSLNRNEIYDTTLFKNAFPILAIPLTAGTGTEATQYSVLSDPITKKKAGFGSDLIFPVLAILDPKYTLTLSPQVTLHTALDALSHLLEGLYSNQRSPLVYPFIYQGIDSILHFLPLVLSAPDNLLARTELMQAALYGGIVIAQGSTTLQHSIGYPLTSFYNIPHGLANAMVMEDIMELYYPVVALELNDLFSYLKISKNDFYNWLNALPFERKIELSDSFIEAAIPQIMNSRNMALNPLPVSEEQIRNIFEHIRAS